The Lolium rigidum isolate FL_2022 chromosome 1, APGP_CSIRO_Lrig_0.1, whole genome shotgun sequence region CGCTAGGCCATAACTAGGAGGCACAAATGtcacttttccaaaaaaaaaaaacgcataatTGATACTGAAATTACATTGTAGCAGTACGACCTACAGAGGAATTTAAGTTTAAACTTCTGGATATGAAGACAACTAACCAGATAAAATATAATGACATGCAGAACTGTCTTGCAGTACTAGTGCCACCCCATGTAAAATATGGATcatgaaataaaatgcagaatattTTTGTAAAAGATTATATTATTTACCTGTCTTAGAGTAACAACTGCAGAGTTCTTCCCATCATCATTAGCTGAAAGAACAACCTTCTCCACCATCCCTTTTTCAGTATGCATAAGCTTCATACTATGATCTTCACCAGATTCCGAGACTTTCCCAATGACAATGTCGCCACTCTGAAGACTTGCTCCAACATATGGTAAGCCATCAATATCCAGACTGTCAACACGTCCTTTCTTGCTTTGGGTTTTTCCAAATTCAACTTTTTCCCTGTGTTTGAGTCGTCTGGTCACCTCTTTGTTTTCTATCTGTGCTTTGTAGCTCTTGAAATGAAATGTCCGGAACATGCCACGCTCTAAAGAAGCCCTATTCAATACCAGGGAGTCTTCTTGGTTAAATCCCTGATGAATACTGACTGAAACTATTGCATTTTGGCCATTGAAAAACTCTGGTCTATTATGGTTTTTCTCACCAAGACAGTCAGACACTACAGTTTTAAACAGGGGTCTCTGTGGATAGTACAATTGATGAAAAAGGGTATCAGCCCTATACTGAGAATTTGTAGAGGAGTAGCCAATAGCCTGTTGTGATAGTTTTTCAGCTTGCATCAAAACCCTCCGAGCAGCATTGTGGTTGGCAAAGGGAATGATACCACAACTCAACCCTAGCACGAAGGAAGGGTCAAGTTCACAATGAGTGTAGTACAAAAGACCCTCTTTTTTGTCCCCAGACAAGAGATCCCTAACTCCACAGGCACATCGgatatcctcctcctcttcaacaCCAATCAGCTCAATTATATTTTGGTCCATCAGTTCCCCAAATGAGTATGATCCACCTTTCGGTTTAGTGATATTTTTAAGATTCTCAACTATAAGAAGTGGTCTTAGAAGTCTCCCTGCATCAGAAAAGACACGAACTTCTTTGTGTTGCTTGTCCCTTTTGATTTCCACCTGAACAAAGTTAGACATGGAAACAAGAACCATGTTAGTAATGTCTTGTGGCACAAATGTGCTTTTACAGTTTTACATATTACAGAAAATAAGAAATGGTACATGTGAAAACCATGttctcatgcttgcggcaaaatatggCCCAGCATCGACATATCTCAAATACAATGTCTCAACTAGTATTACCTAAATTTGGTAATTGGTGATAAACTAAAAATCATGCAAATAatgaaaaatggaaaaaaaaaaccgCGAGAAGTATTTCATTGGCATCAAAGATCAAATGGACCAGGTACAAAAACTAACAAGCACGAGAATGTAAAATAACTAACAAGCATGCTCAGAGGTGAAAATTGGACTGTTAGGAAGAATCAGGAAATAGACAAACTGCTAACCTGTGGATCGATTTGCTTGCTACGTCTCATATTCCTTAGATGTGTAACAAACTCGCCTGGGTATGCACTCATACCAACCAAATTTCCATTCAAGAAAATCTTGTCTTTACCACCAAGCTCTTGTAAAAGAACTTCATCCAGTTTCTTCATTCCACAAGAGACAAATAAGTCAAGCAAAGACTCCCTCATCACAGAGCTAACCACAGCACTAACAGCCAGATTCTTCACAAAACCACATTTTTCACCATCCGGAGTGGACATGAAACACAGCTTTCCCCAATAGGAGGGATTCCTACAAAAATATTTCCCATGTCAGTTCACAATGGGACGAGAacttatctagtgataccacaccttatttgataccatgataccactcttcaaaatttaaattttaaatgtcaaaaaattcaaaaccaaAATTTTGGGTGTTCACAAGATGCGTGTCGACATACGCTGTAAACCAAATTCAAAATACCCTAAGAGTTATGTTAAAAAAAACCCTAAGAgaaacaaaaatgagaaatcaaacatgaatagtgtcacataaagacaaaaacACAAAATGCCACTATTCACATAGCATTTGTATTTTTTATTTCTCTTGGTGTATTTTAAATTTAACTGTGAAAAATCTAGAGAATGTAAACACACATCATGTCAACAGCCacaatttttttcgaaatttttttacacttacaatttaaattttgtgaagtggtatcatggtatcatgtgaggtgtggtatcactagatattttcccaCAATGGGACATCTTACAGGGCATATAATATGATGCATCGCTATGTGTAAGAAAGAACAACTTACGGATATCTAGCATCTCCAGCTCCTCCCCAGTATGAAGATAATTGTCTAGTCTTCCTCAAGTCAGACATCATTTGAAGCGGATTTGCTCTCCTAAGGGTTGCAACAATCCCTGAGCACCTTGCATATAAATATGGATGGCGCCAAGAACCAGTGGAGAAGGCACGGTTCAGACCATTGGTAACAATCGTGGCATCAATATAATGATCGAGAACTTGTAAGTCACCTTCACCACACAAATGTCTCTGCATTATCTTAACCATGCGTCTCTCTGCATGCCTAAGATGTACCCAAAGTTCTCTACGAAGCAGCTGACATGCTAGATCTAGCCTCTTGTTACGGAAATCATCCTTGTTATCACATTTGCGTTGACCAGAGTAGGCCATTAGCAGACATTTCATCATGTAACCCAAGAAAAGTGCCTTGCACCTATTGTCGCCCACACCAGGAAACAGATACTTGGCAACATACCCATCAAATGAATCTTCTGGCGGAAACTTTGTTTTTCTGATGAACTTGTCAACAAGTTGGCGGGCTCTATCTCCTCCGCGGAAGCCCTTGCATTGTTCACGGGATTCTTTAATGGTTGCTGATATTATGTTGACCAAAGAAGAATCACAATCTTGTATGTCAATCATCTCAAAAGCCTCCTTGTCTGATGATACACCTAGTGCAAAAAACATTATCCATATTGGTATAGTCGCACCCAAGAAGGACAGGTTGATCACTTTGCGGAAATCGTCACCCTCTTTAGAATCAACAAGCTTAACATAGATCCTTTCTCGTTTGAGTTGAGACAAGTAACAAGCATCCCAACCCCGTTGGTTACTCACCCAAATCCTGGATAAGCATTTCTGTTCTTCGGCAATAAATGCCTACAGAGTTGAAAGCAATAAACTTTTGAGGTTAAAAAACGCTAATTTGGCACAAAGATAACATTTGTACATGACGTAAAAGAGAAAATCCTTAAAGCCATTCCAGAAAAGGGTTAATCTTAAGAAAGTTGGAAATTGGGAAATTCAGCAACCGAAATATTCTCAAGATAATTAAACTGTAATTCAGttgtgtgttatttgaacaagtcTGTATTAAATTATTCCAGACAATATCTAAGAAGCGCAATTAATTCTATACTCCTATAAACAAACCAGTTGGTGGTGATGGGTTTGATTCTACCAACCGTTGGGTTTGCTACCAACAACTGAGATGGAGATCGGATTGCTCACTATCCAGTTAATTATGTATTGTAAAAACATCCGGACATATACAGAGTTTGCCTAAACAGGCACCTCAGATTAATGAAGTAATTAGTCTTGTAAACATGTAGCATGATTGTTTTAGCCATATCAATGCACGGGATATAAAGTCCAATTTAACTGTGGTCGCAATCTTAAAAGATTTTTCTGAATTCATATGCATATGGCAGTAGCAGCCTAGCAGGATGTCTCTCATGCATCATGATTGATGTATAGAGTAGAATTCAGAGTTTCTACTAAATATATGGCATGACATATCTAAATCAAGATGCTTCCATTCAACTTTAGGAAAAGCAGGGACTTGCAGCTCCTTTAAAAGCTATATAATGTGCAATACAATGTGAAGATACAATGATTTTCGCATAAAATTAGATCAGAACATAATGAACATGATAGATCATGCAAGGCGATACCTTTTCCGTTCCCTTGATTAGAAAATATCCACCAGAATCATACTGGCACTCAGTTTCCTTAAGTTCATGCAGCCAGCACAATTTTGACTTCACCATGACAGGCAACCTGCCAATGGTGACCCATTTAGTTTCTGGAGGTAATATAACTTTCTTCTGGATATACGGATCCTTTCCGGTTTTCGATTTTTCGCTTGGCCCGAGTGAATAAACCTGATACAGTCAAAACAATAGTTTAATCAGATGGCACAATATATAATAAGATCTCAATGACATAAAATACAATATGATATCTGGACTATGGAGATTAGCTTTAACTCTGTCCACTTTTATTAAGAGATGAAAAATAGTTATTATTTTACGAAGACCGTACATGTCAAGATCCAGCTTAGAATTTTGAGAAACAGTATAATCAGTGCATGTAATGCAAACTTACAAGAGCTTTGCAGACACAGTAAGAGGAACCATAAAAGAGACATGGGTAAAGTGTCCCATGACATCCATAGCAACAAGTAAACATAAGTTTCACAGCAAGCTTAAACCCATTAAGTTTTGTAATACTTATAAAGTTTAAAATACAATCGTAGACAGTTGAGATGGATTTTAAATTTTTCTAAGAAGCCATGCATCAATCTATCATTCCTTTCTTGTAATATAGCGCAGTTACATCTACCAAATACAGTTCAGTTCTCCCACGAGCAAGGATTAAGGAGCATCCTTACCTGAACAGTCATTTCTACATTGATTTTAGAAGAATATGTCATGTTCTGGAGGCGAGCATGTACAGGCTTCAGTTTGAGTGCCTGCTCATCGAGATCACTATTATCAGCCCAAAACTCTGGCTTCCCAAGCTTCACTCTGCCAAACTTGATGGTTGCATGTCTCCAGGCACCCATCTTCTTTGAAGGATCATAATCAGGCTCAACAGTAGTTTCCCCTAGAGAATCAAAGAGCTCTTGGAGTCCATGGGAGACAAAATCATTATAGGAATTTATCTGATGACTGATTAGTCCTCTTTCACTGAAGAATGATCTTGCTGCTTCTTTACAAAACTTCTCCAGGCTTTCAACACTCATGTCAATTGGTACTTGCGCGCGTGGGACCGTAGAAGACTTGATTTCCCCTTCATCTTCCACAGGTGGTATTACTTTCAAATCCACATCCATAGGGCACTGCCCTGAATCGGCATCAGAATCAGGAGATGGCTGTTGCCCACCTTTTGCATCCTCTTTTACATGAAATTTCACTTCTACATCGGAACCCAAAACCATGAAGTCTGTGACATCAAGCTCAGTATCTGGTCCATTTGGTAACGGCTGGTCGTCCGTTTGCGGCTCCTCCATTGGTAAACCACCGGGCAGCTGCCCCTGTCAACATAAACATTGGTTTAGTTTTCACAACAGAGAGACAAAAGAAACACATATCAATACTAAAGCCCCTTACTACAATATACAAGAGAAGAGAAAACCCATCAACAAATTCATGTTAAATACATACAAATGGTCCAACCAGAGCATGACTTAAAAAAATGCATAGCTCCACAAGACATTGGGGAAGAGAAAACCCATCAACAAATTCATGTTAAATACATACAAATTGTCCAACCAGAGCATGACTTAAAAAAATGCATAGCTCCACAAGACATTGGGCACAATAAGAATCACTGAAAGAAGTCCTTAGACCATAACACCATCATCAAAAACGCTACAAGTGCAACACATCAGAAACAGCTGTTTCACCGAAACTGGGCATTTGATCACCACAAGCAAAATACATCAGCCCTTTTGTACCACTGCATATGCCCCCTGACAACCAAAATGTTATTTTAGTTTTCACAACAGAGAGAAGAAAAGAACATATAGCagtaaagccaaaaaaaaaaggccCTTTCAGGCAATACACAAGAGAATAGGAAACCTATCATCAGATTCCTGGTAAATACATACACCATTCTCCAATCAGAGAAATGAGCCAGTACAAAAGGTGCATACATAGCTCCACAAGACATTGGGCACAACAAGAAACACTGAACATTCCTTACACCATCATAGAAAATACTGCAGGTGCAACACACATCAGAAACAGCCGTTTCACCCAAACTAGGCACTTGATCAGCACAGCAAAATCTACCAAAATGACAAGCACAAAAACTTTTTTCTGCCACTGCATCTGCCACCCTGTCAACAAAAATACTTTTTGGTCTTCAGAACAGAGAGAGAGGAAAAGAAAC contains the following coding sequences:
- the LOC124682981 gene encoding DNA-directed RNA polymerases IV and V subunit 2-like — protein: MEEPQTDDQPLPNGPDTELDVTDFMVLGSDVEVKFHVKEDAKGGQQPSPDSDADSGQCPMDVDLKVIPPVEDEGEIKSSTVPRAQVPIDMSVESLEKFCKEAARSFFSERGLISHQINSYNDFVSHGLQELFDSLGETTVEPDYDPSKKMGAWRHATIKFGRVKLGKPEFWADNSDLDEQALKLKPVHARLQNMTYSSKINVEMTVQVYSLGPSEKSKTGKDPYIQKKVILPPETKWVTIGRLPVMVKSKLCWLHELKETECQYDSGGYFLIKGTEKAFIAEEQKCLSRIWVSNQRGWDACYLSQLKRERIYVKLVDSKEGDDFRKVINLSFLGATIPIWIMFFALGVSSDKEAFEMIDIQDCDSSLVNIISATIKESREQCKGFRGGDRARQLVDKFIRKTKFPPEDSFDGYVAKYLFPGVGDNRCKALFLGYMMKCLLMAYSGQRKCDNKDDFRNKRLDLACQLLRRELWVHLRHAERRMVKIMQRHLCGEGDLQVLDHYIDATIVTNGLNRAFSTGSWRHPYLYARCSGIVATLRRANPLQMMSDLRKTRQLSSYWGGAGDARYPNPSYWGKLCFMSTPDGEKCGFVKNLAVSAVVSSVMRESLLDLFVSCGMKKLDEVLLQELGGKDKIFLNGNLVGMSAYPGEFVTHLRNMRRSKQIDPQVEIKRDKQHKEVRVFSDAGRLLRPLLIVENLKNITKPKGGSYSFGELMDQNIIELIGVEEEEDIRCACGVRDLLSGDKKEGLLYYTHCELDPSFVLGLSCGIIPFANHNAARRVLMQAEKLSQQAIGYSSTNSQYRADTLFHQLYYPQRPLFKTVVSDCLGEKNHNRPEFFNGQNAIVSVSIHQGFNQEDSLVLNRASLERGMFRTFHFKSYKAQIENKEVTRRLKHREKVEFGKTQSKKGRVDSLDIDGLPYVGASLQSGDIVIGKVSESGEDHSMKLMHTEKGMVEKVVLSANDDGKNSAVVTLRQARSPCVGDKFASMHGQKGVVGLLDSQENFPFTCQGIVPDIVINPHGFPTRQTPGQLLEAALGKGIALGGMTKYATPFTTPSVDVITEQLHKAGFSRWGGESVLNGHNGERMQSLVFIGPTFYQRLTHMSEDKVKFRNTGPVHPLTRQPVVDKKRFGGVKFGEMERDCLLAHGATANLHERLFTLSDLSQLHICQGCERVANVIMRPVEGGKTVRGPYCGFCKSAENILQIKVPYGAKLLYQELFSMGICLKFETEAS